A region from the Penaeus vannamei isolate JL-2024 unplaced genomic scaffold, ASM4276789v1 unanchor904, whole genome shotgun sequence genome encodes:
- the EMC6 gene encoding ER membrane protein complex subunit 6 has protein sequence MSGRVRTRVDRGTGEIVAYSDAAVRNNLAVIEYCRTSMAALSGATAGMLGLTGLYGFLFFFLAGLILWLMLLLKAGSKWQQYFVSRQSLLTSGLFSGLFTYILCWTFLYGMVHVY, from the exons ATGTCGGGAAGAGTGCGCACTAGAGTGGATCGTGGGACTGGGGAGATCGTAGCATATAGTGATGCTGCTGTCCGTAATAATTTGGCTGTGATTGAGTACTGTAGAACATCAATGGCTGCGTTGTCTGGAGCTACAGCAG GTATGCTGGGCTTGACTGGCTTGTACggcttcctgtttttcttcctgGCCGGCCTCATACTGTGGCTAATGCTGCTCTTGAAAGCAGGGTCAAAATGGCAACAGTATTTCGTCAGTCGACAGTCTCTTCTCACCAGTGGCCTTTTCTCTGGCTTGTTCACATACATTCTGTGTTGGACCTTTTTATATGGAATGGTACATGTATATTGA